In Phoenix dactylifera cultivar Barhee BC4 chromosome 1, palm_55x_up_171113_PBpolish2nd_filt_p, whole genome shotgun sequence, the genomic stretch aaccgagcagcttattttggttgggcacctcttggcgcgcactctggtcggcgccttctagtcgagcgccttcctggtcggcatcctttggccgagcagctttctggtcggcgctctttggccgagcgcctttccggtcggcgctctctagccgagcgcctccgtggcagaatgacttggggttttcccccaacactaccccccgacttccgagttccagttggctaccagctggagcgtgggaagtagctttagttggggcattacggattccgaaaattttaatttgttgcgcgttttgaattatcgagcgctttgaggtgcctttaataggcggcgtctctcttTTTCCGAAGAGTCTCATTATTGGGGCACTTTTtacgaagcgtcctcgcgtcgtgggctcatgatggggccgcacgatcttcgattgcggacgcctttccgcacgatccgatggggcgcttcgatgttcgaagcgctagccctaattaaatgcgtcgttctgtcttttagaccgacacgtgttatcatctaacCGGGATGCAGCGTTTtcttcgctgatccgggccgttggggaggtctatataaactctcccccggccccctgtcctctttctattgctttctgcttccagcttactattcttccagtcttcctcagaccgaagtcccttttctccggcatctttcccaggtcccccttctttttgatttccctCTCTTGTAATGGGTTCGTTGCCTAGCGAAGTAGTatccaccatgagtgtcctggaggtcgagatgaccgaagagtggtttttccctcttcacgggttccgtttggaacccgccaggcgaagggatcgggtaaccgatcctccggtaggctggatcggagtgcactcggagtcactctgggccggcctccgatttcctcttcacggctttgtgaatgagttgctggcggtatgccagttggttccggcgcaactcactccaaacgcttggagggcagtgatgggtttcctgtcactgtgtttactacaggggattcctacctctgtcaacgtcttccggcgactttttattttcaagtcgaacccgggagacggggagtggctctacatcgccctccgggtgggtcggccactttttcatggtgccccctcatccattcatggttggaaggagaaattcttcttcctgggttctgaacggtcctgggggtttgaccccaggtggaggccggcccaacttaaatccatcaacaggctcccccagctttctccgcgtgagcaggagatcttcgatatcatccgcagccttggggacgggatttggctgaacggcctcattagcgaggacgccctggtgaacgtgggcttgagctcggcacgtcctcagggtaaggatagttatagcaacttcttatttccttattgttctaatgttctaattttgcttatctttgcagacatcgcaaaaatggtgaccaagagcgaagtccttttcgcccgcttccagaagagggcggccgaactctcaggagaaccgaccgagccgaggaagaaagcaAAGACCTCGGCAAAGACCTCGACAAAGACCTCGACGACCACAACAGTTGAGGCGCACGCCTCTCGCCCCGTGCGCCCTGAGGCTGGTCGGGGAGAGGGCGTGGGCTCTGGCGGAGCCACGACGGCACTTCCATGTCCGGTGCCGATTTCGCAAGTCCCTGGTCGGCGGGAAGCTCCAAATTCTGACCAGGGAGGGAGGACCTCAACAGATCTGGCACTCGCACGCCCCACCTCTACCACGCAGCGGTCCGGTCAGCCGTCTACTCGACCCCAATTCCCCAGCTCTGAGCCGGGGAATAGCCAAGAAGCAACGGGGTTGGCCGCACCCAGGCCAGCTGAGGCCGGTCTGGCGGGTTCTTCGGGTCCTCAGGAGCGGGTGCCTTACGCTCCTGGATGGGCTGTtttcgagggcgactcggccctcgataatgcacaagtggcgcgcgaagttcttcgggtcgcgctgctcccggccgaccaggccaaaaTTCGGTCCATGAACTACGGCGAGTTCATGGACTCCGCTATTTGCTCTTCCATCCGAGTAAGTCAACTTTTATCTCTGTGCAAATTTGTGTTTCGGCTTAAAACTGTTTCTCACATGTCCCTCTTGCAGCGCCTCCACGAGACCGAGACGATGATTCACATCATCCAGGACTATCGGGACCGGGCCCGAAGGCATCAAAGGGGGCGCGAGGAGGCCGAAACAAAGTTCCTCGCGTCTGAGGCCGAGCAGAAAGTGCTTCAAGCGAAGCTAGGGGCGGCCGAAGACGAGGTTCGGACTCTGGTCGCCGAacttgaagaggagaagggcgcgcactctTTGACTATGTCTGAAGTGCGCGCCGCGGAGGCCCGCCGGACGGAGGCCGAATCGTCGCTCGCTatacgcgagcaggaggtgggggaggctCGAATAAAGGTCCGAGATCTCGAGATCCGTCTACTTGACGTGCAATCTCTGCTCGCGGATCGCGAGAGAGAAATAAAGATtttggagcggaaggccgcctaccacgaggctcgagagaaggaggcccgggagcaggcccaggacgccgtcaagctcttccgcgaatcggaagagtttcgcgacttgatggaagaggaaggcgtcaatggtctcatccagggcttcaaggacttccgcaATCAGTTGCGGCGACTTCTCCCAGATTTCGACCTTAGCCTGCTTCAACCAGGCGCTGGGGTCGAAAACCCAGAAGCGGAGGCGGAGGTAGAGGTTCCAACCTCTGGCGGGACCGACCAGGAGGGTCTAGCTGAAGAAGGCGAGATCGCTCTCGAGGTCACCGAGGCAACTCCCAAAGCCACCGTGGGGGCCTCGGCCGCAGAAGAGCCAACTATTCCTGAAGTCGCCGGGCCTGAGCCCTTGGTGTAGTTTTCCCCTTTttcctatcttctttttcttttttgtaagcCGGAGCGGCCTCTATACTTTGTTAAGGCCGGGTCCGAGCTCTTGTACTAGGCCTCcgggctttttgaaatgaatattcaTTTGTGTGGAAATTCGTCTATTGTAGTTTAAAcaagtttctctgctcggatctgttttaggttccgaggatatgggctctagggcctgagcttttcccgccacagggttttgAGTTAGagtttggcttgccgagctccattgctcggttctTCGACTAATGGTGTAGCAACGCTTGTGCTTATACCAAGGGTTTGGGCTCGGAACGTTtttccgagcctagtccagaattcgacTAAGCCCTAGGGCGGTCGTTAGGACTTGGGACTTCTTAATGCGACGAATTTCGAATCCGAGCCTCGGGTTGCCGGGGCGAACCGGATTCTTTTCTTACAAATGGACTGCATACCCGTCAGCCcgtgacggggattcaccgGACTTGCAACAATGTGTCGGTGTCATGAGCatccaataatgggtaatgtaaaaatattaaataaatgggtaccttgtaccgtatgcgtccttgcgccgaggcgactgaagacgcttctctgctcggactccgttcttcgaggacgtcggcagagaaatccaataatgcgtaatgtaaaaacattaaataaatgggtaccttgtaccgtatgcgtccttgcgccgaggcgactgaagacgcttctctgctcggactccgttcttcgaggacgtcggcagaaaaatccaataatgggtaatgtaaaaacattaaataaatgggtaccttgtaccgtatgcgttcttgcgccgaggcgactgaagacgcttctctgctcggactccgttcttcgaggacgtcggcagagaaatccaataatgcgtaatgtaaaaacattaaataaatgggtaccttgtaccgtatgcgtccttgcgccgaggcgactgaagacgcttctctgctcggactccgttcttcgaggacgtcggcagagaaatccaataatgcgtaatgtaaaaacattaaataaatgggtaccttgtaccgtatgcgtccttgcgccgaggcgactgaagacgcttctctgcttggactccgttcttcgaggacgtcggcagagaaatccaataatgggtaatgtaaaaacattaaataaatgggtaccttgtaccgtatgcgtccttgcgccgaggcgactgaagacgcttctctgctcggactccgttcttcgaggacgtcggcagagaaatccaataatgctaaatgtaaaaacattaaataaatgggtaccttgtaccgtatgcgtccttgcgccgaggcgactgaagacgcttctctgctcggactccgttcttcgaggacgtcggcagagaaatccaataatgcgtaatgtaaaaacattaaataaatgggtaccttgtaccgtatgcgtccttgcgccgaggcgactgaagacgcttctctgctcggactccgttcttcgaggacgtcggcagagaaatccaataatgcataatgtaaaaacattaaataaatgggtaccttgtaccgtatgcgtccttgcgccgaggcgactgaagacgcttctctgctcggactccgttcttcgaggacgtcggcagagaaatccaataatgcgtaatgtaaaaacattaaataaatgggtaccttgtaccgtatgcgtccttgcgccgaggcgactgaagacgcttctctgctcggactccgttcttcgaggacgtcggcagagaaatccaataatgcgtaatgtaaaaacattaaataaatgggtaccttgtaccgtatgcgtccttgcgccgaggcgactgaagacgcttctctgctcggactccgttcttcgaggacgtcggcagagaaatccaataatgcgtaatgtaaaaatattaaataaatgggtaccttgtaccgtatacgtccttgcgccgaggcgactgaagacgcttctctgctcggactccgttcttcgaggacgtcggcagagaaatccaataacgcgtaatgtaaaaacattaaataaatgggtaccttgtaccgtatgcgtccttgcgccgaggcgactgaagacgcttctctgctcggactccgttcttcgaggacgtcggcagagaaatccatcgATGAAgggacgagccgagctcattggttgaagctggtaaagaatgagccgtgctcgtttggccaataaagacaacatcccaacatatcggggcatcccgatgaaccggggcgtctcgacgtctcgaggcatcccggccgaggtcggggtaggagcacgaaCCGAGCTCaacaatcgatggagcacgagccgagctcgtccggtcagagaggaccgctactcaatagtcgatggagcacgagccgagctcgtccggtcagagaggaccgctactcaatagtcgatggagcacgagccgagctcgtccggtcagagaggaccgctacttaataatcgatggagcacgagccgagctcgtccggtcagagaggaccgctactcaatagtcgatggagcacgagccgagctcgtccggtcagagaggaccgctactcaatagtcgatggagcacgagccgagctcgtccggtcagagaggaccgctactcaatagtcgatggagcacgagccgagctcgtccggtcagagaggaccgctactcaatagtcgatggagcacgagccgagctcgtccggtcagagaggaccgctactcaatagtcgatggagcacgagccgagctcgtccggtcagagaggaccgctactcaataatcgatggagcacgagccgagctcgtccgatcagagaggaccgctactcatgtcTCGACGCCTCGAGCTTCCCGGTAACCGGGgcgtcccgacgtctcggggcatcctgaccgtggccagggtaggagaacgagccgagctcgctgatggagagcgcaccataaactcatggacatcttcagggagtccacgcaggtactccatcccgaggtatcagggcatcccaaccgtggttagggaagaagaataaacctgatgccatgggataatcaagaaaattggtgagctcggaataagtccgcaaaccatcagtttatcgtgaaatgaaattca encodes the following:
- the LOC120111677 gene encoding uncharacterized protein LOC120111677, with the translated sequence MNYGEFMDSAICSSIRRLHETETMIHIIQDYRDRARRHQRGREEAETKFLASEAEQKVLQAKLGAAEDEVRTLVAELEEEKGAHSLTMSEVRAAEARRTEAESSLAIREQEVGEARIKVRDLEIRLLDVQSLLADREREIKILERKAAYHEAREKEAREQAQDAVKLFRESEEFRDLMEEEGVNGLIQGFKDFRNQLRRLLPDFDLSLLQPGAGVENPEAEAEVEVPTSGGTDQEGLAEEGEIALEVTEATPKATVGASAAEEPTIPEVAGPEPLV